From a region of the Buteo buteo chromosome 7, bButBut1.hap1.1, whole genome shotgun sequence genome:
- the MTERF4 gene encoding transcription termination factor 4, mitochondrial, with the protein MAGRLLRGCGRAAAAAGWAPVPRGPPAAPGPCPRRGCGEAAGLRAMGFSEEQARRLLGLRPRLGPRRREAAAAQLLLLGLSAEAALGLLERSPALLELPAERLQGRAGELRRLGLDGGRLQRAVRRCPQLFTVPRKRMAAAVRLLRERCLFTAEQLREVLATCPAVLLEEPRRLHHHFQYVYFRMGVRQKEMVKARLFRMPFAELRNRHVFLERRGLYQTPYKGQTQTSNPKLKDILQLPEKDFLASLAHSTPEEYEVFKKLLAQEEEEEEEEEEEEEEEEEEEDEDDGDEEDRDALYAEEDLDSEESKPARE; encoded by the exons ATGGCGGGGCGGCTGCTGCGCGgctgcgggcgggcggcggcggcggcgggctggGCCCCGGTGCCCCGCGGCCCTCCCGCCGCGCCCGGGCCGTGCCCCCGCCGCGGctgcggggaggcggcggggctgcgggcCATGGGCTTCAGCGAGGAGCAAGCCCGGCGGCTCCTGGGGCTGCGGCCCCGGCTGGGCCCGCGGcgccgggaggcggcggcggcgcagctcctgctgctggggctgagcgCCGAGGCCGCCCTCGGCCTGCTGGAGCGCAGCCCGGCGCTGCTGGAGCTGCCGGCGGAGCGGCTGCAGGGGCGCGCCGGGGAGCTGCGGCGCCTGGGGCTCGACGGAG GTCGGCTGCAGAGGGCGGTGAGGCGCTGCCCCCAGCTCTTCACCGTGCCCCGGAAGAGGATGGCGGCGGCGGTGCGGCTGCTGCGGGAGCGGTGCCTCTTCACGGCGGAGCAGCTGCGGGAGGTGCTGGCGACGTGCCCCGccgtgctgctggaggagccgcGCCGCCTCCACCACCACTTCCAG TACGTGTACTTCAGGATGGGGGTCCGGCAGAAGGAGATGGTGAAGGCCCGTCTTTTCCGAATGCCCTTTGCCGAGCTCAGGAACCGGCACGTCTTCCTGGAGCGCCGGGGGCTCTACCAGACCCCATACAAGGGACAGACCCAAACCAGTAACCCCAAACTGAAGGACATCCTCCAGCTCCCGGAGAAGGACTTCCTGGCCAGCCTGGCCCACTCCACCCCGGAGGAGTACGAGGTCTTCAAGAAGCTGCTGgctcaggaggaggaggaggaagaagaggaggaggaagaagaggaggaggaagaagaggaggaggacgaggacgaCGGGGACGAGGAGGACAGGGATGCACTGTATGCGGAGGAGGATTTGGACAGTGAAGAAAGTAAACCGGCCCGGGAGTGA